A portion of the bacterium genome contains these proteins:
- a CDS encoding cytidine deaminase, translated as MTINDEQLAKLINLARQMRERAYAPYSGYRVGAAALTDRGVMFGGCNVENASYGSTICAERNAVCRAIAEGEMKLKALAVVTSDGASICGACLQVISEFTHEPDKMRIILIDEAENFKQLTLADLLPHPFK; from the coding sequence ATGACTATTAACGACGAACAACTGGCTAAGCTGATTAATCTCGCACGGCAGATGCGGGAGAGAGCTTATGCGCCTTACTCGGGATATCGAGTTGGGGCGGCGGCGCTTACTGATCGGGGGGTAATGTTTGGCGGATGTAATGTTGAGAACGCCAGCTACGGCTCGACCATTTGCGCTGAGCGTAATGCAGTGTGCCGCGCAATCGCTGAAGGTGAAATGAAACTCAAAGCTCTAGCGGTTGTCACGAGCGATGGCGCATCGATCTGCGGAGCTTGCCTGCAAGTCATAAGTGAATTCACTCATGAGCCTGATAAGATGCGGATTATCCTTATTGATGAAGCAGAGAACTTCAAGCAACTAACTCTGGCCGACCTCCTGCCGCACCCCTTTAAATAG